In Colwellia sp. M166, a genomic segment contains:
- a CDS encoding cytochrome bc complex cytochrome b subunit, giving the protein MLNNLMAWIEQRLPLMDAMNKHAAQYPAPKNFNFWYVFGILASVVLVNQLLTGVWLTMNYEPSGDGAFASVEYIMRDVDYGWLLRYMHSTGASAFFIVVYMHMFRGMLYGSYQKPRELLWLFGMLIFLVLMAEAFMGYLLPWGNMSYWGAQVIISIFGAIPVIGDDLTLWIRGDYVISGATLNRFFALHVIALPLVLVVLVFLHILALHEVGSNNPDGTNIKKPKGSVPLEEQSKFTFHEQYTKKYDIVDAIPFHPYYTVKDLVAVVIFLIVFCWVMFFAPEGGGYFMEAPNFEPANGLKTPEHIAPVWYFGPFYTILRIIPDKLLGAIGMFGAIITLFMLPWFDRGTVKSLRYRCTAHTVNLVQFAICFIILGVLGTLPATPLNNMIGTIASFGYFGFFVALWIYSKNEKTKPVPERVTG; this is encoded by the coding sequence ATGTTGAATAACTTAATGGCTTGGATCGAACAGCGTCTACCTTTGATGGATGCAATGAACAAACATGCGGCACAATACCCAGCGCCAAAGAACTTTAACTTTTGGTATGTATTCGGTATTTTGGCCAGTGTTGTTTTAGTCAATCAGTTATTAACTGGTGTATGGCTAACAATGAATTATGAACCATCAGGCGATGGTGCATTTGCTTCGGTAGAATATATCATGCGTGATGTCGACTACGGTTGGTTATTGCGCTATATGCATTCAACGGGTGCGTCAGCATTCTTTATCGTTGTTTATATGCATATGTTCCGCGGCATGTTGTACGGCTCTTACCAGAAACCTCGTGAGTTATTGTGGTTATTCGGTATGTTAATCTTTTTAGTTTTAATGGCTGAAGCCTTCATGGGCTACTTATTACCTTGGGGTAATATGTCGTATTGGGGGGCACAAGTTATTATCTCAATCTTTGGCGCAATCCCCGTGATTGGTGATGACTTAACGCTCTGGATCCGTGGTGATTATGTTATCTCTGGCGCGACGCTAAACCGTTTCTTTGCCTTGCATGTCATTGCCTTACCATTAGTGTTAGTTGTGCTAGTTTTCTTACATATTTTAGCGTTACACGAAGTGGGTTCAAACAATCCTGACGGCACGAACATTAAAAAGCCTAAAGGTAGTGTTCCTCTTGAAGAACAAAGTAAATTTACTTTCCACGAACAATACACTAAGAAATACGATATTGTTGATGCGATACCATTTCATCCTTATTACACCGTAAAAGATTTAGTTGCCGTTGTTATTTTCCTTATTGTTTTTTGTTGGGTGATGTTCTTTGCGCCAGAGGGCGGTGGTTACTTTATGGAAGCGCCAAACTTTGAACCAGCTAACGGCTTGAAAACACCAGAGCATATCGCACCGGTTTGGTATTTTGGTCCATTCTATACCATTTTACGTATTATTCCTGATAAGCTTTTAGGCGCTATTGGTATGTTTGGTGCTATTATCACCTTGTTTATGTTGCCTTGGTTTGATCGTGGTACGGTTAAATCATTACGCTACCGTTGTACTGCTCATACCGTTAACCTTGTGCAATTCGCCATTTGTTTTATCATTTTGGGTGTTTTGGGGACATTACCTGCAACCCCACTGAATAATATGATTGGTACTATTGCTAGTTTCGGTTACTTTGGCTTTTTCGTTGCGCTATGGATATACAGTAAAAATGAAAAAACTAAGCCAGTTCCAGAGAGGGTAACAGGATAA
- a CDS encoding cytochrome c1, producing MKKFILAVLAMLPMLALAAGSSLHLDEANNDLTDKASLKRGFEAYINNCLACHELKYQRYNRTFADLGISDEDGVANYMYTGEKVGDHITNTMPAKEAAKWFGSTPPDLTLEARFRSPDWIYTYLRSFYVDESRPFGVNNKVFKDVGMPHVLQNLQGVRTIDEHGNLSEATGGSMTTEEYDEFARDLANFLEYTGEPNKLERESMGYWVIGFLFILLFFSYLLKKEYWRDVH from the coding sequence ATGAAAAAATTTATTTTAGCAGTTTTAGCTATGCTACCTATGTTAGCCTTAGCGGCTGGCTCTAGCTTGCATTTAGATGAAGCCAACAATGATTTAACGGATAAAGCCTCATTAAAACGTGGTTTTGAAGCTTACATTAATAATTGCTTAGCTTGTCATGAACTTAAATATCAGCGTTACAATCGTACTTTTGCAGATCTAGGTATTTCTGATGAAGACGGCGTAGCTAATTATATGTATACCGGTGAAAAAGTCGGTGACCATATTACTAATACGATGCCGGCGAAAGAAGCTGCTAAGTGGTTTGGTAGTACACCACCAGATTTAACACTTGAAGCACGTTTTAGAAGCCCTGATTGGATCTACACTTATTTGCGTTCTTTTTATGTTGATGAAAGCCGCCCATTTGGTGTTAACAATAAAGTTTTTAAAGATGTGGGTATGCCACACGTATTACAAAACCTCCAAGGGGTTCGTACAATAGATGAACACGGTAATTTGTCTGAAGCTACTGGCGGTTCAATGACCACAGAAGAATATGACGAATTTGCTCGTGATTTAGCTAATTTCTTGGAGTATACCGGTGAACCAAATAAACTTGAACGCGAAAGCATGGGTTATTGGGTTATTGGTTTCTTATTTATCCTGCTATTCTTTTCTTACTTATTGAAGAAAGAATACTGGAGAGATGTACACTAG
- the sspA gene encoding stringent starvation protein SspA, whose protein sequence is MAIAANKRSVMTLYSHADDMYSHQTRIVLAEKGVGVDIHLVDLANLPEDLLDLNPYGTVPTLIDRDLALYEASIIIEYLDERFPHPPLMPVYPVSRGRSRLMMYRMEQDWYSLAKTIYNGPADAAAKARQELKESLLSVAPILNEAPYFMSEEFSLVDCYLAPLLWRLPVMGIELEGQGSKELKSYMLKVFERESFQASLTESERELRFGAPV, encoded by the coding sequence ATGGCCATAGCCGCAAACAAACGCTCTGTTATGACTTTATATTCGCATGCAGATGATATGTATAGTCATCAAACCCGCATCGTGTTGGCAGAGAAGGGTGTCGGTGTTGACATCCATTTGGTTGACTTAGCCAATTTACCAGAGGATTTACTTGATTTGAATCCTTATGGCACTGTGCCGACGTTAATTGATCGTGACTTAGCACTTTATGAAGCATCAATCATTATTGAATACTTGGATGAACGTTTTCCGCATCCACCATTGATGCCAGTATATCCAGTGTCTCGCGGTCGTAGTCGTTTAATGATGTATCGTATGGAGCAAGATTGGTATAGTCTTGCGAAAACCATCTATAACGGACCTGCGGATGCTGCAGCAAAAGCCCGCCAAGAATTGAAAGAAAGTTTATTAAGTGTTGCGCCTATTTTGAATGAAGCGCCTTACTTTATGAGTGAAGAGTTTAGCTTAGTTGATTGTTACTTAGCACCGTTACTGTGGCGTTTACCTGTTATGGGTATTGAGCTTGAAGGTCAAGGTTCAAAAGAACTTAAGTCATACATGTTGAAAGTGTTTGAACGTGAGTCCTTTCAAGCGTCATTAACCGAGTCTGAGCGTGAATTACGCTTTGGCGCTCCGGTTTAA
- a CDS encoding ClpXP protease specificity-enhancing factor yields MSNEMTSNKPYIVKAFYDWISDNGLTPYIVVDVSVYGVMVPMSYVNDGQIVLNVSASAVGSIAMGELSIELSARFGGKLEHMSVPYGAVAAIYAKENGAGTSLAIEHPEPDTMVEKLEPSPIMSTVKSVGNETDTKASIKPQGAQASKAKKPSLSVVKK; encoded by the coding sequence ATGAGTAATGAGATGACATCGAACAAGCCTTATATCGTTAAGGCTTTTTATGACTGGATTTCTGATAATGGCTTAACACCTTACATTGTTGTTGATGTCAGTGTTTATGGTGTTATGGTGCCTATGTCATATGTTAACGATGGCCAAATTGTCTTGAATGTTTCAGCATCGGCGGTAGGTAGTATCGCTATGGGTGAACTATCGATTGAACTGAGTGCTCGTTTTGGTGGTAAGCTTGAGCATATGAGCGTGCCTTATGGTGCTGTAGCTGCTATTTATGCCAAAGAAAATGGTGCAGGAACATCGTTAGCGATTGAACATCCTGAGCCGGATACTATGGTTGAAAAGCTCGAGCCATCACCGATTATGTCTACGGTAAAATCTGTAGGTAATGAAACTGATACTAAGGCGTCAATTAAGCCGCAAGGTGCTCAAGCATCGAAAGCTAAAAAACCTAGCTTGTCAGTAGTGAAAAAATAG
- the hemL gene encoding glutamate-1-semialdehyde 2,1-aminomutase produces MTKNSQQLFNAAQDIIPGGVNSPVRAFNGVGGTPVFIKKAQGAYVFDAEGKKYVDYVGSWGPMILGHNHPAILQAVIETAQNGLSFGAPTELEITMAEKVREIVPSMEKLRMVSSGTEATMSAIRLARGFTGRDKILKFEGCYHGHADSLLVKAGSGMLTMGVPSSPGIPDDVAKHTLTVSYNNLDEVKEIFTKFGDEIACIIVEPVAGNMNCVPPVEGFLEGLRAVCDQYQSVLIFDEVMTGFRVALGGAQAHYNIVPDLTTLGKVIGGGMPVGAFGGKKEIMDYIAPVGPVYQAGTLSGNPIAMAAGLASLNELTKGNKHQQLSDATEKLAMGLKAAAERNGISLSINYVGAMFGFFFTEEEHVTCFAQATACDGEKFKRFFHLMLEEGIYLAPSAFEAGFLSTAHGDEEIEFTLAAADRCFAQL; encoded by the coding sequence ATGACAAAAAATTCACAGCAGTTATTTAATGCAGCCCAAGATATTATTCCCGGCGGTGTAAATTCGCCGGTTCGTGCCTTTAATGGTGTCGGTGGTACGCCAGTGTTTATTAAAAAAGCTCAAGGCGCTTATGTTTTCGATGCTGAAGGCAAAAAGTATGTCGACTATGTTGGTTCATGGGGACCCATGATTTTAGGCCATAATCATCCCGCTATTCTTCAAGCGGTTATTGAAACTGCACAAAATGGCCTGAGTTTTGGTGCGCCAACAGAATTAGAAATAACCATGGCAGAGAAGGTGCGTGAAATCGTGCCTTCAATGGAAAAACTGCGCATGGTCAGCTCAGGTACTGAGGCCACTATGAGTGCCATAAGACTTGCTCGTGGTTTTACTGGCCGTGATAAAATATTGAAGTTTGAAGGTTGTTACCATGGTCATGCTGACTCGCTATTAGTAAAAGCCGGCTCTGGCATGCTAACAATGGGCGTACCTAGCTCACCAGGAATTCCTGATGATGTGGCTAAACACACCCTCACAGTTAGTTACAACAATCTTGATGAAGTAAAAGAAATTTTTACTAAATTTGGCGATGAAATTGCCTGTATTATTGTTGAGCCCGTTGCCGGAAACATGAATTGTGTGCCTCCTGTAGAAGGATTTTTAGAGGGCTTACGTGCCGTTTGCGATCAATACCAAAGCGTTTTGATCTTTGATGAAGTTATGACCGGCTTTCGTGTCGCATTAGGTGGTGCGCAAGCACATTATAACATCGTGCCAGATTTAACCACCTTAGGTAAAGTTATCGGTGGTGGTATGCCAGTAGGCGCATTTGGTGGCAAAAAAGAAATAATGGATTACATTGCCCCCGTTGGTCCTGTTTATCAGGCCGGAACATTATCCGGTAACCCTATTGCTATGGCAGCGGGTTTAGCTTCACTTAATGAGTTAACTAAAGGCAATAAACATCAACAGCTCAGTGATGCCACGGAAAAGCTAGCCATGGGCTTAAAAGCCGCCGCAGAGCGCAATGGCATTTCACTATCAATTAACTACGTTGGTGCTATGTTTGGCTTTTTCTTTACTGAAGAAGAGCACGTTACTTGCTTTGCTCAAGCAACAGCCTGTGATGGTGAAAAGTTCAAGCGCTTCTTTCATTTAATGCTGGAAGAAGGTATTTATCTTGCTCCTTCTGCATTTGAAGCCGGCTTCTTATCAACCGCTCATGGTGACGAGGAAATTGAGTTTACCTTAGCTGCTGCTGATCGCTGTTTTGCGCAATTATAA
- a CDS encoding aspartate carbamoyltransferase produces MMKFEGNHILSVSQFDRESISRILEISTLMAPYAMRKKRCHVLEGAILSNLFFEPSTRTRVSFGTAFNLLGGFVRETVGQENSSLSKGESLFDTARVISGYSDVITMRHPTMHSVAEFAKGSSVPVINGGDGANEHPTQALLDLFTIQSEMARYDMGLDGLNIVLMGDLKHGRTVHSLSKLLSLYNNIKVTMIAPQALQMPDSVVATLSDAGHQVVMADKIEGHLACDVIYQTRIQQERFASKDEADLYRGHFSLNKTVYQQYCHKHTVIMHPLPRDSRAEANELDIDLNDLDNLAIFRQAQNGVLVRMALFALSLGVENRLSHYEKPVTWHTNKY; encoded by the coding sequence ATGATGAAATTTGAAGGCAACCATATCCTATCTGTATCACAATTCGATAGAGAGAGTATTTCCCGTATTTTAGAGATCTCAACCTTAATGGCACCCTACGCCATGCGAAAAAAACGTTGCCATGTGCTTGAAGGTGCCATATTAAGTAACTTATTCTTTGAGCCGAGTACTCGTACTCGTGTCAGCTTTGGTACCGCTTTTAATTTATTAGGTGGTTTTGTCCGAGAAACCGTTGGTCAGGAGAACTCTTCACTGTCAAAAGGTGAATCTTTATTTGACACTGCCCGTGTCATTAGTGGTTATTCCGACGTTATTACCATGCGACATCCAACAATGCACTCAGTTGCAGAGTTTGCCAAAGGCAGCAGTGTTCCCGTGATCAACGGTGGTGATGGTGCTAATGAACACCCAACCCAAGCATTACTTGATTTATTTACTATCCAGTCTGAAATGGCGCGCTACGACATGGGCTTAGATGGCTTAAATATCGTTTTAATGGGTGATTTAAAACATGGTAGAACAGTACATTCATTATCAAAGTTATTGAGCTTATACAACAATATAAAAGTTACTATGATTGCCCCCCAAGCATTACAAATGCCAGATAGTGTTGTTGCTACTTTATCTGATGCTGGACATCAAGTAGTGATGGCTGACAAAATCGAAGGCCATTTAGCTTGTGATGTTATCTATCAGACGCGTATTCAACAAGAGCGTTTTGCCAGTAAGGATGAAGCCGATTTATACCGAGGCCATTTCAGCTTAAACAAAACGGTTTACCAGCAATACTGCCACAAACATACCGTAATAATGCATCCATTACCGCGAGATTCTCGTGCTGAAGCTAATGAGCTCGATATTGATCTAAATGATTTAGATAATTTAGCCATATTTCGACAAGCACAAAATGGCGTACTGGTTCGTATGGCGTTATTTGCCTTAAGTTTAGGTGTTGAGAATAGACTTAGTCATTATGAAAAGCCTGTCACTTGGCACACCAACAAATACTGA